The genomic interval ATTGTATGAAGTATTATAGCGTTATTCTGATCTTACTCGTAAGTATCAATTCATTTTTTGCATCTGCACAAAAAACACCTACAGACCCAAGAGTTCCTACAAATGGTCAACGTCTAGATGAAATCTTCATGTATATCAACAAATTGTATGTTGATCCAGTTAATGACAAGGAGTTAATGGACGCTGCGATTATTTCGATGCTTGAAAAATTAGATCCTCATACTGTTTATATTCCAAAAGACGAAGTTGAAGCAGCAAATGTGGCTATCGATGGGAGTTTCGTAGGGATTGGTGTTCGCTTCCAAATATTGAAAGACACATTGATGGTTGTTGAAACAATTGCAGGCGGACCTTCTGAGAAATTAGGAATTCGCGCTGGAGATAAAATCGTCATGATTGATGGACAAAATGTAGCTGGTATTGGTCTGAAAAATACCCAAGTTCGCGAAAAATTATTAGGTGAAGCGGGTACGAAAGTTCGAGTTGATATTCTAAGAAAAGCTCAGAAAAAACAAATAAACTATGTGATTACTCGAGATAAAGTTCCAGTGAACTCAGTAGATTGTGCTTACTTAGTTACCCCGAAAATTGGTTATTTGAAACTAACTTCCTTTTCAAGAACTTCTCATGATGAAATCAAAAAAGGCTTGGAAAAACTGAAAGCTCAAGGAATGGAAAGTTTGATTTTAGATTTACAAGGTAATGGCGGTGGATTATTATATGCAGCTCAGCTAATTGCTGATGAATTACTTTCAGACGATAAATTAATTGTTTATTCAGAAGGTCGCTCACAGCCACGTCAAGATTTGAACGCTGGAAGAAGTGGTTCTTGGGAAAAAGGAAAAGTGGTTATTTTGATTGACGATAATTCTGCTTCTGCATCTGAAATTCTTTCTGGAGCTGTTCAAGATTGGGATCGTGGATTAATTGTTGGTCGAAGAAGTTATGGAAAAGGGTTGGTTCAAAGACCAATTGATTTATCGGACGGCTCTCAAATGCGCCTGACAATCGCTCGATACTTCACTCCTTCTGGTCGATTTATTCAACGATCTTACGAAAATATTGATGATTACAAAAACGAGTACATGAGACGATTCATGCACGGTGAGTTTTCTCATATTGACAGTATCAAGCTTCCAGATTCATTGAAATTTGAAACACGAATTACAAAAAGACCAGTTTATGGTGGAGGTGGAATTATGCCCGATTTCTTCGTTCCAATTGATACTTCAGAAATTACAGATTTGTACCGAAAAGTAGTTCAAAACGGTTCTTATGGAAGCTTCCCTTTGTCTTTTGTTGATAAAAATAGAGATGAATTGAATAAGAAATATGAAAGTATCGATCAGTTTATCACCAACTTTAAAGTAGATAAAAAGTTAATGGATGAGTTTTTTGATTTTGTCAAAAAGGAAAACAAAGATTTTGAGTTCAAAGAAGATGAATACAAAATTAGTAAAGAGATTATGGAATTAAGATTAAAAGCAACGATTGCTAATGATCTTTTTGGAATTGAAGCATTTTATAAAATTTACAATCAAAAGAACGAAATTCTTCAAAAGGCAATCCAATTGCTTGAAACAAAAGAATACGATAAACAAAAACTCGCAATGAATTAAGATGAAAAAAAGAAGTTTATTTATTGGCCTTTTATTAGTAGGCGGACTAGTAGTAGCATGTTCAAACAACTCAGATAATACTGGAAAAGAGAGCGAATTAGTAATGGAAGTTGCGGATGATCCCGAAACAATCAAAGCAAACGAGCAAGCTCTAAAGGAATTAGAAGCACAAAAAAAAGAAGAAGCAGGGTCTATTACAATCATGAAAATCGACAAAGAAATTCATGATTTTGGAAAAGTCACTGAAGGTGTAGAAAACCATTGTACGTTCGTCGTAACAAATACTGGAAATAAACCTTTAATTCTTTCGGATGTGAAGGCCAGTTGCGGTTGTACAACACCAAGTAAACCAGAAGGTCCGATTGCTCCTGGGAAGTCAGATAAAATTGAAGTTGGTTTTAAGCCTAGCGGAAAAGGTGTGAACGAAAAAACAATTACCATTACAGCCAATACAGAACCCCGAATTACAGTGGTGAAAGTGAAGGCAGATGTGCAATAATAAGCAGAATTTGAAAATGAAAAAGTAAATAGTTTAATGACTCTGCAACAACGAGATTCTTACTCTTTTCTATTTTAGAATATTCGTAAAGAGCTTGAATAATTTCAGGCTCTTTTTACTTTATTGAAAAAACCTAAAACAATGACAATCATAAGTATAACACTAAAAGTGTTCACAAAGATGTGAACACGAGAATTCCCGAATTTGAGAATTCTAATAGAAAAAAATTACTTCTACGTTTTAACTTAAAACAACTCTTTCAACGAAGCAGACTTCTTTGCATATGTTTCCAAAGCAGTTTTAGTTGACTCCTTCAGTTTACCGTACCCTATCATGATTGATGCTGCATCTTCGGTAATATTTCCGTCATATTTTAACTGTTTCGGGGCATTTTCCTGAATCAACAATCTCAAAAAGCGATATTCGACATTCTCATCATTCGATTTAATTTCCGTTTCTAATACTTTCTTTCCTGAATTGAACAAAGCTAGTTTATCCTTAGCCGTTTTTTCAAACTGTGCAGCTTTCATCGTTAAAGCACCTTTAAACGCTTTTACTTCAGATGATTCCTTTAATTTTTGAAGTTCATCCAATTGCTTTTGTACTGTTTCTTTAGATTCACTCGCCAAAGCATTGTAAATCGACTTACGGTCCAATTGTGAATAAGCTGTCAAGCTGCTAAAAGCGATTAAAACAAAAATTAGGATTTTCATGGAATTATTTTAGTGTAAAGATACTTTGTTAATTCAAAATGATGAGTTCAAAAAAGCAAAAAGTGTTCCAAATTTGAAAACTTCCTTTCATTTCACTTATCGCGATTTTTTGATTAAATTTATCAATAGAAAAAATCAAACAAATATGTTCATAGAAATTAACCCAACTAATATTGACAATCGTCTTGTGCAGCAGGTTGTGGATGAATTGAAAAAAGGTGGGATAATCATCATTCCTACTGATGCCGTTTATGCAGTTGCATGTGATGTAATGAACAAAAAAGGATTGGCTGAATTAGCTAAATGGAAAGATGTGAAACTCTCAAAAGCTAATTTCTCCATTATCTGTTCAGATTTAAGCGAAGTATCTGAGTATGTAAAACAACTCGATAGAAATACATTTCGTTTGTTGAAGCATTATTTACCTGGTCCATTTACCTTTATTTTAGATGCTACGAGTGAGGTCTCTAAACTCTTCGATTCAAGTAAAAAAGAAATCGGAATTCGTATTCCTGATAATAAAATTGTTCAAGCTATTGTTGAGCGATTAGGGAATCCGATGGCAGTAACATCACTTCATGATTCAGAAGATGAAATTATGGAATATTTCGTAGATCCAGCTTCTATTTATGAGCGTTACGACGATGAAGTAGCCATCATTATTGATGGTGGTCCAGGAAAGCTAGATGCATCAACCATTGTTGATTGCACGAATGGAAATGCGGAAATTATCCGTCAAGGAGTTGGTCAAATAGATTTATGATTGTCATTATCGATTGTGGAAGTTCTAAAACACCTTTGATCGAATCAATTGTGTATGAATTCATGGACACACGAGTTGTTCCACTTTTTGAATTTCAGCGAGAACAACATTCGGATGCACTTGGCTTTGTAATCTCTGGCGCTCCAATTCTAATCACAGAAGTCGATATCGAACCCTATTTGAAGCAATTTGAATGGTTAAAATTGGAAGAGAAACCCGTTTTAGGAATCTGTTTTGGTCATCAAATGCTTGGATTAACGTTTGGAGCTCTTTCGAATAGACAACGAGAAGACCGCGACTGGCAAATCATCGAAGTCATTGTAGATTGTCCCCTTTTCGAAAAACTTCCTGTTGAAATTGAATTGATGGAAGATCATTGTGAAGCTATTAGTATTCCAAAAGATTTCATCCATGTTGCAGTTTCTGATGCCACTGTCAATGAAGGAATGATGCATCAGAACAAACCGTTTTATGGAATTCAATTCCACCCAGAAGTATCTGGAAACCATGGAGCCATTATTCTTGAAAACTTTGTTCATATTTGTGAGCAACATTCGAAATAGTAGAATAATAATTCCCGACTTTTGAGGTATGGTATTGAATAGAGTTTGGATTGGAATGTTTGTCATTGCAATCGTAATGGGTTTTTCGAAGCTTCTATTTTGGCAGGATACATTTATTCTTCAAAAAATGATGGATGCGTTTTTTGAAGCTGCAAAATCAGCTTTTGAATTAGCTCTTTACATGACAGGCATTATATCCTTATGGATGGGACTAATGAAAATCGGGGAAGACAGTGGTGCTGTAAACATCATGTCAAGAATGGTTTATCCTCTGTTTTCAAAGTTATTTCCTGAAATTCCAAAAGATCACCCAGCGATGGGGAGCATCATGCTGAATTTTTCAGCAAATATGTTAGGTTTAGATAATGCTGCAACTCCAGCAGGACTGAGAGCAATGCAACAACTTCAAGAAATCAATACAGAAAAAGACAAGGCTTCAAATGCACAAATCATGTTTATGGTTCTGAATGCATCAGGCCTTACAATTATTCCAGTTTCTATAATTGCTGCCCGTGCAGCTGGAAATAGTACTAACCCAACTTCTGTTTTCATTCCAATACTTTTAACTACCTATTTTGCAACTTTAGGAGGCTTGATTTTTGTAGCTATACGCCAAAAAATTAACCTGTTTCAAAAGAATATCCTCCTTTATATTGGAGGGTTAACTAGCTTAATTATTGCCTTACTTTATTACTTGAATACACATCCAGAACAAATTGATACAATCTCTCGAGTTCTAAGCACTACAATAATTTTCGGTTTTATTACTTTCTTTATTGTCATGGCTCTTAAGTCAAAAATTCAAGCTTATGAATCATTTATTGAAGGAGCAAAAGGAGGCTTTCAAATCTCATTAAACATACTACCTTATCTAGTTGCCATGCTCTGTGCTGTTGCATTATTCAAATCTTGTGGAGCATTGGAAGACTTTATGAATAGTTTGAAGTGGTTTTTAATGGCATGTGGGGTGAGAGCCTTAGAATTTGTTGATGCACTCCCTGTAATCTTAATGAAGCCCTTCTCTGGATCTGGTGCACGTGGATTAATGGTTGAAAATATGGCCACTTTTGGGCCTGATTCTTTTGTAAGCAATTTATCTGCAACTTTTCAAGGAAGTACTGAAACTACTTTTTACGTTTTATCCGTATATTTCGGTTCAGTGGGAATCAAAAAAACACGTTATGCAGCAACCGCAGGGTTATTCTGTGATTTAGTTGGTGCTGTAGCTGCGATTCTGATTGCTTATCTATTTTTCGCATAAATGAGTTGGTTTAAAAAAATATTCGGAAAAGAGCCTTTGGAAAACAAAAAGAAGGTCGAAGTGAAAAAAGCAGATATCGCATTTGCTGAATTCAACTATCCAACAAAAATTATTCTGGCTTGGATCAAAGCACTCGAAGGCCATCAAGAATTGGAACAGTTTCTCTATGAAAATGGATATCAAGAGATTTTCTTTTTGAATCGGGCAATCAATTTAAAACAAGATGCCAGGGATTGGTTATTGAAAAATGGATATCCGCATTTAATGGCTTTTGTGAATGCTGCAGAAGGAAATGAAAGTGCACAACACTGGTTACAAGTTCACGGCTTTGAGTTTTTGTACAACGCAGCTATTGCTATTGATGATGATGAAGCTGGTTTTAAATGGCTGAATATCCATACAGATGAATTCACTTTTGGCTTGATAAAGACAATCAAAAAAATCAAAGACCAAATCGAGTTTAACCACAACGACATGTATTCTTTTGGAAAAGATCGATAATAATATGATAACTCTTCGCTTAGCAACATTAGAAGATGCTTCAAGGATCCAAAAAATAGCTGAAGATACGTGGCCCATTTCTTATGAAGGAATTATTTCTCCCAATCAAATTAGATACATGTTAGACCTCATGTATTCCAAAACTAAGATTGAAACAGCGATCAAAGACCAAAATCAAGCATTTTGGTTGGCTGATAAAGATGGTGAAACTCTTGGCTTTTGCAGTATCGAATTTGGTAATCCTTCTTCTGAATATTTGAGAATTCACAAGCTCTATCTTCTACCAGAAACACAAGGATTGGGAATTGGGAAATTGTTGATTGACAAAATAACTCATGAAGGATTATCGCATGAATTGTCGTTTCTTCATTTGAATGTAAACAAACACAACAAAGCTTTTCATTTCTATCAAAAACTGGGGTTTGAGGTTGAACGAGAAGAAGTTATCGATATTGGGAATGATTATATCATGGACGATTTTGTGATGGTGAAAGCAATTCGCTAAACGAATCTTTGATAACGCGATTTCACGAATTCGTTATATTACGAATTAACTATTTACAAATCTTTGAAAATTGATTTTTATGAAAAAAAATGTTCTCGCACTTCTATCAATTCTATTTCTTTTTAGCTGTGGAAATAATGATTCTGTTTTCAAAAAGAACCGCAATATGGAATTCAATTGCGAAAACGACTTTAAGGTTCATTTTAAGGAAAGTACTACAATTACCAATTCGGATAGCACAACCACCATTTCTGTATCCGTTAAAAGCAAAAATCTAAACGAAGAATACATCATGCAACAAGTTCGTGCTGCCAGTGGAGTTAAATATGCTACGAAAGATGGAAAATTTATCTTTTGGGAACATCAAGGAGAGTTTTCATTTGGAACAGAAGATTCTACGTATTGTTTGTGTGAGTGAGAAAATGTTCAAATGTTCAAATGTTCAAATGTTCAAATTAATGCTTAGTGAATTACTTTTCTACTTTTCTTTCGAAATATCCACTTCAATGTCAAAAAGCTCATTACTGCAGAGATCATAAAAAGCAGGTCAAAACTAAACGGGAACCTTGGAATGAACATATATGTTGGTAACAAAGGATTAGAATTTGAATAATCCAATCCAGTTTGAAGAATCAACTCCAATCCTGTAACAAAGATTCCTACAAATAAACTAATTGCGAATAGAAGTATCAATAAGTAACTTTTCCAAGTTTTAAAGGGTGGAACTTTCAGCCAAATGCGATAAGCAATCAACGGAATTATTGAAATAGCTAAAGCACTTACAACGAGATTAAGGTTAACTAAGTTGGGATATTGATGTCTGAATCCGTAAAATTCAACTATCCACAAATGAACTACTTTACCTCCTACTACATTGAGAAATAGCAAAAAGAAGGTGATTGTAACCGCAAGGATCTTTATCAAATCACTCTTTGGTTCTTCGGTTTTTAAAGACTCGAAATTATCAATGGGTTGTTCACTCATAAACTACCAATTCGGATGAAACTCGATAGCAGTAGCACCTTTTCCGTATTCATGAAAATCAGCGTCGTACACTTCAATTTGATCTTGGAGTGCCAAATAAGTGCGAATCTCATTTTTCAGAACACCTTCTCCTACTCCATGAATTACCACCAACTTGTGAACTGATTTACTCTTCGCTTTTTTGAAAGTCGATCGGAATTCGGCCATTTGCTTCATTAAAATTTCAGTATTCGACATTCCCTGCGTAGATTCCAGAATCTCTTCAATGTGCAAATCGATTTCCCAAATGGTTCTTGGCTTTTTCACACCTGTTCGCTCTTGGATGATGCGAAAGGTCGTATCAGGTTCTAAATCTTCTTTTGAAATGGTTATTTCATCATCAGCATATTTCTCAGAATGTATAAATACCAATTCATTCAAGGGAAACCAACGATCGAAGCCAGAATCATCGGTAACATACGCCCGATTTTGTTCTAATTTCAATATAATACCATCTCCTTTTTCGTATAAAAAAGAAATTTTTTGACCAACTTTAAACTGCATCTGAAATATTCTTAAAAAGACCCTGACTCCACATCAAATAGATGGGACCAAAAATAGCCAATATCCAAGCAAGAATTACTAAAAATTTCATGAAACGAGTGATATCTTGTTCCATCGGAGGAACCAGCATATTTTTCACCTCATTCGCAACAACTGTTTTGGTGTCTTCACCTTCCATGTTTTCAACGAATCTACGAAGTCCAGGAGTATGTTCCAATACTTGATTTTTCACAAAATGATAAGAGCGATCAGACAAGTTATCGTAAGTAGAATTGAAATTCACATCATCTTCCTTCAATCCTTTATGAATTAAATAACGACGGTGCAAATTCCTTACTTGGAAGCCCATTAAAAATCCAAAAATCAGGATAATGTACCATTCCATGAAATAACCAATTGCAATCAACGACAAGGAAGAAATAAATGAAAAGATGACTTGAAATAATTCGATTTTCTCGAAAAATAAGATGTTCAACATGCGCCCACCATCCAAAGGAAGAATAGGCAGCAAATTCAAAATATTGACAACAAAAAACAACATCGAGGTCTCAACCATCCATCCAATTTCCCAATTAAATCCAAGAATCCACAATACTACGCCGATAATAATTCCTGGAATTGGCCCCGCAAGAACAACCATTAAACTTTCTCGTTGACGATAGGATTCTTTTTTACCGTGGACAAATGCACCCATTAACGGTATAAATAGCATGCGAACGTTCTCATACTTGTACAATTTCATGAACAAATAATGGCCTCCTTCATGAATAATTAAAACGGCAAGCAATTGAATTAAAAAGAATAATTCATCACCAAAAAACAAAACAAAGCTCAAAGCAAAAAGCAATAATGAAAAAACAGTAACCGCCATATGGCCTTGTCTTACTGGTTCATTTTCCAAAAAAGGTTTTGGCGGGTATAAAGAATTGAAATCGTTTTCCATAGTAGAACTAATTTACGAAATTTCGGAATCAGAATCAATTTTAAGACCAAATAATCTCCTGTTCTTTTTCCAAACAATGATTTTTTTATCATCTCCATAGCTGGCAAAAGTCTGCTCATCGATGAACACTAACCCATTCACAGATCGATTGTGTCCGCCATTCTTAAATTCCATTTTTTGATCAATCTCTTTGAAATTTGATTTCCAAACTTTGATTGTTTTATCCATGGAAGATGTAATAAATTGATTTCCAATACGAATCAATCCATAAATTGTTTGATGATGAAGTGGTGTTTTTTGAATAACTTGATAATTCAAATCACTGATTACCAAATGAGCATCCCTTCCCGCTGTTATAATTCGATTTTGGGATAATTCGGGTAAAATCACATTACTTCCTAATTCATTGGGTTCCCAAGAAGCAATTTCATTCCAAGTTTCAATAGAAAAAACTAAGATTCCAATCAATTGTGTACAAACGAAACAATAATTGTTCGAAATTGATAAAGATCTGATTTTTCCAGCCGCTAATGGAAGATGCAGTATTCGATTTCCAGAATCCACATCCAAAACCATTAAATTCCCTTCTGAATCACCAGCGATTAACCAATTCTTTTCTTCGTTAATCAACAATGAAAACCAAGCGTTTCCAAAAAAATTATGTTCCCATAAAACTCGTTTGGATTCGGTATCAACAGCTATTAAAGTTCCGTCAGTGCTCCCAATGCAGCATACTTTTGAATTTACTGCTAATGTATAAGCGGCATGCTCTAACTTCACTGTGAATGAAGTATCTTGCAATCCTGAAACAATATTCCAACGAGTTACATATTTGTCACCAGAAGAACTGTATAAATAAGTCCCATCCCAAGAAGCAGCATAAATTGGCCCAGCATGTCCATTCAATACAATCTTGGCTTGAAACATTACGCTTCTTCTTCGTCGTCTGGGTCGTCTGAATCAACTTGTTTTAAACGCAATGCGTAATCAGCTGGAAGAAAATCAAAGAATGTATCTCCTCTTAATCCCAAACGCAAACACTCCAAAGGAATAATCTCATTCGGTGCAATGTTTCCAAGATTCACATTTGCTCCAAACAATTTCACAAACCAAACTTGCTGATTTTTTTGTGGAGCTTCCCACAAAATATCTTCTGGTTTTACTTTCGCAATAATTTTGTTGATGAGCATCGTATGAGCTGTTCCATTTGGACGAAAAACACCCACATTTCCAGCCTCACGGCCTTCCGCAATGACTTTCCAAGAACCTGCTTCCAACTCAGAACTCATCATTTTAATCCATCTTCCAGGACTAATTAAAATCCCTGAATCTTTTGATCCAACTTCTGAAAGAACAGTTCTCGTTTTTGCCATTCGTTGAATTAGCTCCAATTTCTCATCGTGATTCAAAATGATTGAACCATCAGATATTTCTGCTAAATCCAAATCATATTTGTCCAACAACCTTAAATAATCCTCAAAACGACCGCGTGCATGAAAAGCTTCAAAGAGTGTTCCTCCAAAATAAGGTCTCAATCCTGCCGAACGGTACAACTTGATTTTCTCTTCTAGATTGTTTGTAACATACGCTGTTCCAAAACCAAACTTTACAATATCGGTCAAATGTCCACTTGCTTGGATAAAATTTTCGGCTTCAGTTAAACTTAAGCCTTTATCCATCATCATCGTAACACCATTGTTACGTGGTTGAGTAGTACGTTCTGGAATATGAGGTAAACTAAAATTCATTATGATTGTAAATTGATAATTGAGTTTCTATTTCTAACTAAAACTCTAAGAGCGTGTCAAATTTACTAATTCTTCGACATCCGCCAATTCTGGATAGCGAATAAATACATCTTTTGTTTTTTCTGGATCTTTATTAAAAGACTCAACAAGCATTATTTTAGCTCCTTCCGGATTATTTGAAATCCAGTTTAAATAAATAATTGGAAGTACAGAAAAGAACAATTGATTTTTCAATATGAAATTTTCAACAAAGGTTCTTACTTCTCCAACTCGATTTTCTATCAAGAAATCCACATAGTCAAAATAACAATCTTCATTTCCTGGCTCCAAAGTCAAACAAGCTAAATAAGCTTCTTCAGCTTCTTCTAACATTTCGGCGTTCTCTAAAGCTCCAGCATAAACATGGTAATATCCATCCATTTCTGGCTCTATTTCCAAAGCTCTTTCGATATAATGTAAACTTTCTTTGGGATGACCTTGCAAATCTTTTACAATTCCCAATCCCAACCATGCTTCCGCCAAATTAGGAGCCAATGAAAGGGCTTTTTGATAGAAATCCCAAGCTACAGTTAAGTTTTCTAATTGCTCATTGGCTTCTCCTAAATAACAGTAAGTTAATGCATCATCCCCATCAATGTCGATACAACGCTCAAAAGATTCAATTGATTCATTGTATTGCTCAATAGTCAACTGCGCATTCCCCATATTGAAATAAGCTGGCGAAAAACGATCGTTTATTGCAGTACAATATTCGTAAGCTGTAATTGCATCTTGAAACATTTCTTCTTTTGAATAAGTGTTTCCAAGATTATACCAAGCGGTAAAAGAATACGGATTCTCATCCAAAAACGTTCTGTAAGTATTAATTGCTCGCGCATTGTCTCCTAACTGATCAAAGCAAAAAGCCAATTCATACAACGCACCTTCATTTTTTGGATTGGAACGCATTGCTTCTTCTAATACTTCAACCGCAGACTTAAAGTCTTTTAATTGCTCTAATTCGGTCGCTAGATCTAAGAAAATCTCATCCTTTTCTTCACGATCTGCTAGTTCTAACGCACGTTTAAAGAAATTTACAGCTCTTTTGCTATCTCTCAATTGACTAAAGATAGTTGCCTTAGTCAAAAAAAGTTCCATCGACTCAGAATCAATCTTTTCTGCAGAATCCAATAATTCTAATGCTTCTTTCAATTTCCCTAATCCTGACATTGCTTGAGCTCTTCGGATTTGAAACAACGTATTGAATGGATATTGTTGAATTCCAACTTCGGCAGCCAACTCCCCTTTGGAATAATTGCCATTCATTAAGTAATGATCTATAATTGCTTCTAGACGATCGCTGTCAAAAAAACCAACAGAGTTACTTTCGAGTTGCGCTTCGAAACGTTGCAAATCATCATTTAGATGGTTCTCAAAACTGTCATTATCGTCTTCCCAGTCAAACATACGCTATCATTGAGTTTCTATAAAATTAGGCAAAAATGGAGCGAAGATGAAATGTTTTAGGAAAGTTTATGAACAGGTTATTAAAATAACTGCGAATGTCGAATGTCAAATTGCAAATAATGGAATTGATATCAATCAGAGATTCAGGGATTATCATTTTAAAATCAGTTGATTTTTGGACTAACTATGAACTCAAAAAAAATGGAGTTATTGAATTGGAAATTACTTTTCTATATCAAAGATAGGATGTGAAATGAACATAATTCCAAATCACTCGCAAAGACTTTGGAGATAAGTACGAAGATGATATTTATAAAACTTTATCTAGCAACCAAAATACTGACTATAAACATTTTAAAACCCATCACTTAAAGTAAGCGACGTAATATTGCGGAATTACGTCTAAAATGCCATATTTCACAAAATTCCATACTTATCTTCATAAAAAAAGTCCTTCCGCCATTGCTGACAGAAGGACTCTTCTATTTATTTTAAGAATCTTAGTTCTTTACAAAACGTGTACTTGAAACTTGTCCTTTGTTGTTCAAACGAACCACATAAACACCTGAAGTCAAATTGCTCACATCAACAGTAATAGAACCGTTAATCGTTGAATTGTAAACTACATTTCCTACTAAATCAACTACTGTCATTTCAACAACTGCATTCAAGTCAGTTAATTCAATTGTAACAGCGTTAATTGCAGGGTTTGGATAAAGTGTAGCATCTGCTGATGTTAACTCATCTAATCCAACAAACGAATAAGCAAGGATCACTTTTCCTAAGATAACATTGTCTACTGAATCGATGTTTTTCAATTCAACTTCCCCTGTTGACCCAAAGTTGTATGTGTTATTTACATATAATGCTTCCACATTCTGTGTAACCGGTTTCATGTTAGTTGCATCATATACTGCCCACAATGGCTCAGACGCACTAGTCCCTGTTTTGTTATCCAATACGATGTATTTTCCTAAGCTTGCATTGAAGATGTTCTTTTCTGCTGTTGCAGCTCCACCAACGGTAATATCAGCAAATGCAGGTGTATTTACTCCATAGTGGTCAGCAAAGATAATTGCAGTACCCCCATTCGTAGCACCAGCGCTGAATGTGTTACCAATAATTGTGATCTCATCACTGTAAGTGTTTCCTTGAACACCGTTTGTCATCAACTTCGTGTTTGCCATCAACGATGTAAACGCAGTTGCAGTTGCTTTCGGTGTAAATACGTTTGCATCTACAATTACGTCTTTAGAAGCCGAGCTCAACAAACCAATTTTTGAGAATCCCTCAATTGTATTGTCATAAAATTCTATTGAACCAGAAGCAATCCCGCGAATTTCAACTACTGCATACAAGCTGTCAGAAGTCATATTCGTATTCATATTAGCACCTGAGAATGTGTTATCGTATACATCAAACAAGGAGTTGTTTAATGGTGCGCTAAACATTGAAATTCCATTGATATCATTTGATTCAACTGTCAAATCTGTTGCGATATTTGCCGTTTGAATTGCATAATATGCTTGAATTTGATTGTTTGCAATTAATCCACCAGGACCATTTGCAGAACCAGAACCTAAATAGAATCCACGACCAAATACATTCAAGTTTGTTGCCGCAGTAGTGATTCCGTTATCAGTAATTTCTACTGTATCGATTTCACCTGTAGCAGAAGTCAATTGTACTGCAAAAGCAGACCAAACCATCCCTTCTAAATCCAAAGCAGCAGTTGAGATAAAGTCATTCTTTGATACTTTCAAGTTATTGAAGTTACTTGCAGTTGAAACAACTCCTTTAATTCCAGTAGCATTTGTTAATCCCATTCTGAATTCAAATCCATTTACTGTTACATCTTCAGCATTTACATCAATGATGTTTGCTTGA from Fluviicola taffensis DSM 16823 carries:
- a CDS encoding S41 family peptidase, with the translated sequence MKYYSVILILLVSINSFFASAQKTPTDPRVPTNGQRLDEIFMYINKLYVDPVNDKELMDAAIISMLEKLDPHTVYIPKDEVEAANVAIDGSFVGIGVRFQILKDTLMVVETIAGGPSEKLGIRAGDKIVMIDGQNVAGIGLKNTQVREKLLGEAGTKVRVDILRKAQKKQINYVITRDKVPVNSVDCAYLVTPKIGYLKLTSFSRTSHDEIKKGLEKLKAQGMESLILDLQGNGGGLLYAAQLIADELLSDDKLIVYSEGRSQPRQDLNAGRSGSWEKGKVVILIDDNSASASEILSGAVQDWDRGLIVGRRSYGKGLVQRPIDLSDGSQMRLTIARYFTPSGRFIQRSYENIDDYKNEYMRRFMHGEFSHIDSIKLPDSLKFETRITKRPVYGGGGIMPDFFVPIDTSEITDLYRKVVQNGSYGSFPLSFVDKNRDELNKKYESIDQFITNFKVDKKLMDEFFDFVKKENKDFEFKEDEYKISKEIMELRLKATIANDLFGIEAFYKIYNQKNEILQKAIQLLETKEYDKQKLAMN
- a CDS encoding DUF1573 domain-containing protein; the encoded protein is MKKRSLFIGLLLVGGLVVACSNNSDNTGKESELVMEVADDPETIKANEQALKELEAQKKEEAGSITIMKIDKEIHDFGKVTEGVENHCTFVVTNTGNKPLILSDVKASCGCTTPSKPEGPIAPGKSDKIEVGFKPSGKGVNEKTITITANTEPRITVVKVKADVQ
- a CDS encoding L-threonylcarbamoyladenylate synthase, whose product is MFIEINPTNIDNRLVQQVVDELKKGGIIIIPTDAVYAVACDVMNKKGLAELAKWKDVKLSKANFSIICSDLSEVSEYVKQLDRNTFRLLKHYLPGPFTFILDATSEVSKLFDSSKKEIGIRIPDNKIVQAIVERLGNPMAVTSLHDSEDEIMEYFVDPASIYERYDDEVAIIIDGGPGKLDASTIVDCTNGNAEIIRQGVGQIDL
- a CDS encoding glutamine amidotransferase-related protein, with amino-acid sequence MIVIIDCGSSKTPLIESIVYEFMDTRVVPLFEFQREQHSDALGFVISGAPILITEVDIEPYLKQFEWLKLEEKPVLGICFGHQMLGLTFGALSNRQREDRDWQIIEVIVDCPLFEKLPVEIELMEDHCEAISIPKDFIHVAVSDATVNEGMMHQNKPFYGIQFHPEVSGNHGAIILENFVHICEQHSK
- a CDS encoding nucleoside recognition domain-containing protein, with protein sequence MVLNRVWIGMFVIAIVMGFSKLLFWQDTFILQKMMDAFFEAAKSAFELALYMTGIISLWMGLMKIGEDSGAVNIMSRMVYPLFSKLFPEIPKDHPAMGSIMLNFSANMLGLDNAATPAGLRAMQQLQEINTEKDKASNAQIMFMVLNASGLTIIPVSIIAARAAGNSTNPTSVFIPILLTTYFATLGGLIFVAIRQKINLFQKNILLYIGGLTSLIIALLYYLNTHPEQIDTISRVLSTTIIFGFITFFIVMALKSKIQAYESFIEGAKGGFQISLNILPYLVAMLCAVALFKSCGALEDFMNSLKWFLMACGVRALEFVDALPVILMKPFSGSGARGLMVENMATFGPDSFVSNLSATFQGSTETTFYVLSVYFGSVGIKKTRYAATAGLFCDLVGAVAAILIAYLFFA
- a CDS encoding GNAT family N-acetyltransferase produces the protein MITLRLATLEDASRIQKIAEDTWPISYEGIISPNQIRYMLDLMYSKTKIETAIKDQNQAFWLADKDGETLGFCSIEFGNPSSEYLRIHKLYLLPETQGLGIGKLLIDKITHEGLSHELSFLHLNVNKHNKAFHFYQKLGFEVEREEVIDIGNDYIMDDFVMVKAIR
- a CDS encoding MliC family protein produces the protein MKKNVLALLSILFLFSCGNNDSVFKKNRNMEFNCENDFKVHFKESTTITNSDSTTTISVSVKSKNLNEEYIMQQVRAASGVKYATKDGKFIFWEHQGEFSFGTEDSTYCLCE